The following are from one region of the Candidatus Binatia bacterium genome:
- a CDS encoding tetratricopeptide repeat protein: MELEQVKRENEEFRAAKKKEEQKLQGCATAFRNFEKAQAAKDPGSAVALYREGLNLCPDDDVAHYELGKIFAGMGKRDEARAEFEAALKINPNFQGAKQEMEKVQKK, translated from the coding sequence GTGGAACTAGAACAGGTGAAAAGGGAAAACGAGGAGTTCAGGGCCGCCAAGAAGAAGGAGGAACAGAAGCTGCAAGGCTGCGCCACAGCCTTCCGCAACTTTGAAAAGGCGCAAGCAGCCAAAGATCCGGGCAGCGCCGTCGCGCTCTACCGCGAGGGGCTCAATCTTTGTCCCGACGACGACGTGGCCCATTATGAGCTGGGAAAAATTTTTGCCGGCATGGGCAAGAGGGACGAGGCGCGCGCGGAATTCGAGGCGGCGTTGAAAATCAATCCCAACTTTCAAGGCGCGAAGCAAGAGATGGAAAAGGTACAAAAGAAATAG
- a CDS encoding cyclase family protein has product MKTVILFLLLSLYALEAFAIDEKKLVDLTYPFSGETQHWPTAQPFKLEKHTEGMTPQGYWYASYNYSGSEHVGTHMDAPFHFAQGKWTVDQVPLAKTIGPGVVVDVRGKAQANADYRLDVVDLRTWEKRNGKIPPGAIVLMHSGWGKFWSDRKKFFGTDQPGDTTNLRFPGFSKDAAEFLVKERKIGAAGTDTASIDYGASRDFIVHQVFGKANVPIFENVASLEKLPARGATIFAVPMKIQGGSGAPLRIFAILP; this is encoded by the coding sequence ATGAAGACAGTTATTCTATTCCTGCTGCTGTCACTGTACGCACTCGAAGCCTTTGCCATCGACGAGAAGAAGCTCGTCGATCTGACCTATCCGTTTTCCGGGGAAACGCAGCACTGGCCTACGGCGCAGCCGTTCAAGCTGGAAAAACATACCGAGGGAATGACGCCGCAGGGTTACTGGTACGCGTCATACAACTACAGTGGCTCGGAGCACGTCGGAACCCACATGGACGCTCCATTCCACTTTGCCCAGGGAAAATGGACCGTCGATCAGGTTCCGCTCGCAAAAACCATCGGGCCGGGCGTGGTTGTGGACGTGAGAGGGAAGGCGCAAGCGAACGCCGATTACCGGCTTGACGTCGTCGATCTGCGCACGTGGGAGAAGCGCAACGGAAAAATTCCGCCCGGCGCGATCGTGCTCATGCACAGCGGCTGGGGAAAGTTCTGGAGCGACCGGAAAAAATTTTTCGGCACCGACCAGCCGGGAGACACAACCAACCTGCGCTTTCCCGGCTTCTCCAAGGACGCTGCGGAATTTCTCGTCAAGGAGCGGAAGATCGGCGCTGCGGGAACCGATACCGCGAGCATCGACTACGGCGCGTCGCGCGACTTCATCGTCCATCAAGTCTTCGGCAAAGCCAACGTTCCGATCTTCGAGAATGTCGCGTCGCTCGAAAAGCTCCCGGCGAGGGGCGCCACGATCTTTGCCGTGCCGATGAAGATTCAAGGCGGCAGCGGCGCGCCGCTTAGAATTTTTGCTATCTTGCCGTAG
- a CDS encoding (2Fe-2S)-binding protein produces MKKEIHLRVNGMERTLEVEARTTLLDMVREQFELTGAKLGCDIQVCGACTLLLNGKPVSACSFLAVDADGAEILTIEGLSEKDALHPLQEAFMEFGALQCGYCTSGFILTAKALLEEYPRPSEEQIRDYLAGNFCRCGCYQEIMQAIKNVAGS; encoded by the coding sequence ATGAAAAAAGAGATCCATCTGCGCGTCAACGGCATGGAGAGAACACTGGAAGTCGAGGCGCGGACGACGCTGCTCGATATGGTGCGCGAGCAATTTGAGCTGACCGGCGCCAAGCTCGGCTGCGACATCCAAGTTTGCGGCGCCTGCACCCTTTTACTCAACGGCAAGCCGGTGAGCGCTTGTTCCTTTCTCGCCGTGGATGCCGACGGCGCCGAGATCTTGACCATCGAAGGCTTGAGCGAGAAAGACGCCCTGCATCCCTTACAGGAAGCCTTCATGGAGTTCGGCGCGCTGCAGTGCGGCTACTGCACCTCGGGTTTTATTCTCACGGCGAAAGCGCTGCTCGAAGAATACCCGCGGCCTTCGGAGGAGCAGATCCGCGATTACCTGGCGGGAAATTTCTGCCGCTGCGGTTGCTACCAGGAGATCATGCAAGCGATTAAAAACGTGGCAGGTAGCTGA
- a CDS encoding xanthine dehydrogenase family protein molybdopterin-binding subunit, protein MEPADIGKTFRRLDYETKVTGRAQYLADMSVPGMCHGKILRSPYPHARIAKIDASRALKVSGVVAVLTRDDILHDEGIEPFYGPVFKDQTIVAVEKVRHVGDPVAAVAALSVDAAEEALRTIEIDYEELPTVLNVADSLKSGATLVHESVKLPASGFADLAELKPVEGTNVCTHFRLNRGDIQKGFAEADRIFEDTFTLPATQHSFLETHACIASVEPGGRITVWATTQNPFVVRTQLANIFKVPVAKVRVIVPYLGGGYGGKVYPKVEPITVALAQKAGRPVRVVLTREEVFYTITKHAAVIRMKTGVKNDGTLVARECEIHLDTGAYAEIGPRVAKKSGYTAAGPYKIPNLKIDSYSVYTNKPPAGAFRGFGVSQSAWAVESQMDIIAAALKMDPLTLRKLNGYDEGDKFVTEETLRAVGLKECLDEAAKSIGWGKKVEEKKESSIKRGKGLACMIKATITPSISSAVVKLNEDASLSIYTGTVEMGQGSETVLAQIAGKELGIPLQTIQVLGVDTDVVPYDLTTSSSRSTFHMGKAVQLAAQDILRQLKQIVVKEYGVPEERVTFAGGKIRLPEAQLDYSEVMFKRFGMQGGTLVGEGQVQTSTKNEFGEKSTSAFWFLAAGAAEVEVDIETGKLKLIKYATAVDVGKAINPLGCRQQLAGAAITGIGQALFEEIAYDNGQLINPNLVDYVLPSLGDMPPVIDPISVETPDPNGPFGAKGIGESALIPVAPAIANAVFDAVGVRIKDLPIKAEKIFLALEEKKSLAK, encoded by the coding sequence ATGGAACCAGCGGATATCGGTAAAACCTTTCGCCGGTTGGACTACGAGACCAAGGTGACCGGCCGCGCGCAGTATCTGGCGGACATGAGCGTGCCGGGAATGTGCCACGGCAAAATTCTCCGGAGCCCGTACCCGCACGCGCGGATTGCGAAAATCGACGCATCCAGGGCGCTCAAAGTTTCCGGCGTCGTGGCGGTGCTGACGCGCGACGATATTCTGCACGACGAAGGCATCGAGCCTTTCTACGGCCCGGTGTTCAAAGATCAGACGATCGTCGCCGTGGAAAAAGTCCGCCACGTCGGCGATCCGGTGGCTGCCGTCGCGGCGCTGAGCGTCGATGCCGCGGAAGAAGCGCTGCGCACAATTGAAATCGATTACGAAGAGCTGCCGACGGTACTGAATGTTGCCGATTCCTTGAAGTCCGGCGCCACGCTCGTGCACGAGTCGGTCAAGCTGCCGGCTTCCGGCTTTGCCGATCTGGCCGAATTGAAGCCCGTCGAAGGCACGAACGTTTGCACCCACTTCCGCTTGAACCGCGGCGACATTCAAAAAGGGTTTGCCGAAGCGGACCGTATTTTCGAAGACACCTTCACCTTGCCGGCGACGCAGCATAGCTTTCTCGAGACGCACGCGTGCATCGCGTCGGTCGAGCCGGGCGGGCGGATCACGGTCTGGGCGACGACCCAGAACCCGTTCGTCGTGCGGACCCAGCTTGCAAATATCTTCAAAGTTCCAGTCGCCAAAGTGCGCGTGATCGTGCCTTACCTCGGCGGCGGATACGGCGGCAAGGTCTACCCGAAAGTCGAGCCGATCACCGTGGCGTTGGCGCAGAAAGCGGGACGGCCGGTGCGCGTGGTGCTCACGCGCGAGGAAGTTTTCTACACGATCACCAAGCACGCGGCGGTGATTCGCATGAAAACCGGCGTCAAGAACGACGGCACGCTGGTGGCACGCGAGTGCGAAATCCATCTCGATACCGGCGCCTACGCCGAGATCGGACCGCGGGTGGCGAAAAAGTCCGGTTATACCGCCGCCGGCCCGTACAAGATTCCCAATCTAAAGATCGATTCGTACTCGGTTTACACCAACAAGCCGCCGGCGGGCGCGTTCCGCGGCTTCGGCGTGTCGCAATCGGCCTGGGCGGTCGAGTCGCAGATGGACATCATCGCGGCCGCGCTGAAGATGGATCCGCTCACGCTGCGCAAGCTGAACGGCTACGACGAAGGCGACAAGTTCGTCACTGAAGAGACGCTCCGCGCCGTCGGGCTTAAGGAATGTCTGGACGAAGCGGCGAAATCGATCGGTTGGGGTAAAAAGGTCGAAGAGAAAAAAGAATCAAGCATCAAGAGAGGCAAAGGGCTCGCGTGCATGATCAAGGCGACGATCACGCCGTCGATTTCCTCCGCCGTGGTGAAGCTCAACGAGGACGCGAGCCTATCCATATACACCGGTACGGTCGAGATGGGGCAAGGCTCGGAAACGGTATTGGCGCAAATCGCCGGCAAGGAGCTCGGCATTCCGCTGCAGACGATCCAGGTTCTCGGCGTTGACACCGACGTGGTGCCCTACGATCTCACGACTTCCTCCAGCCGCTCGACCTTTCACATGGGGAAGGCCGTGCAGCTCGCAGCGCAGGATATCCTGCGGCAGTTAAAGCAGATCGTCGTGAAAGAGTACGGCGTGCCGGAAGAGCGGGTGACTTTCGCCGGCGGCAAGATCCGTCTGCCGGAGGCGCAGCTTGATTATTCGGAGGTCATGTTCAAGCGCTTCGGCATGCAGGGCGGCACCTTGGTGGGCGAGGGGCAGGTCCAGACTTCCACGAAAAACGAATTCGGCGAGAAGAGCACGTCGGCGTTTTGGTTCCTCGCGGCCGGCGCCGCCGAAGTGGAAGTGGACATCGAAACGGGAAAGCTCAAGCTCATCAAGTACGCGACCGCAGTGGATGTCGGGAAAGCGATCAACCCCCTCGGCTGCCGCCAGCAGTTGGCCGGCGCCGCGATCACCGGCATCGGCCAGGCGCTGTTCGAGGAGATCGCCTACGACAACGGCCAGTTGATCAATCCCAACCTCGTCGATTACGTCTTGCCGTCGCTCGGCGACATGCCGCCGGTGATCGATCCGATCTCCGTCGAAACGCCGGACCCGAACGGTCCGTTCGGCGCCAAGGGCATCGGCGAGAGCGCTCTGATCCCGGTCGCGCCGGCGATCGCCAACGCCGTCTTCGACGCCGTTGGCGTGCGCATCAAAGATCTGCCCATCAAAGCGGAAAAAATTTTTCTGGCGCTCGAAGAGAAAAAATCTTTGGCGAAATGA
- a CDS encoding xanthine dehydrogenase family protein subunit M — protein sequence KPCVGVCVRLSLAEDKKICETVRIALGCVAPTPMRALQAEQVLAGKPFSPELAGQAAGTAAEECSPLSDLRGSERFKRGIVRVLVRRAAERAYERVGSENL from the coding sequence AAGCCGTGCGTCGGTGTGTGCGTGCGCCTCTCGCTCGCAGAGGACAAAAAAATCTGCGAAACCGTGCGCATCGCGCTCGGATGCGTCGCGCCGACGCCTATGCGGGCTTTGCAAGCTGAGCAGGTTCTTGCGGGAAAACCGTTTTCACCGGAGCTTGCTGGGCAAGCAGCCGGCACCGCAGCGGAGGAATGCAGCCCGCTCTCCGACCTGCGAGGATCGGAACGATTCAAGCGCGGAATCGTCCGCGTGCTCGTCCGGCGGGCAGCAGAGCGAGCGTACGAGCGGGTGGGCAGCGAAAATTTGTAG